The genomic region CATTTTATTAAATCCTTTAACGAAAGAAATCCTTTGGACTTTTTCTACATTTCTCGTGTAAACATGACGTTTGCCTGCGATGCATTCGTCTTTAGTCGAAAAGGTAATTTATGAATATTCTCGTCATCGGTAGCGGCGGTCGTGAAAATGCGATTGCACTCGCTGTGAAAAAATCTCCGCTTTGTACGAATTTGATTTCGGCTCCGGGAAATCCGGGTATGGAACGCTTGGGCAAATGCATTCCCGTTGACGTTTCAAATCCGAATGCGATTGCGGATCTCGCTGAAAAAGAAAAAATTGATTTGACCATCGTAGGGCCAGAAGTTCCGCTGGTGAATGGCGTCATCGATGAATTTCGGAAGCGCGGACTGCGCGCATTTGGCCCGGTGAAAGGGGCTGCAGCGCTCGAAGGCAGTAAAGCGTTCTCCAAAAATTTCATGAAGAAATACGGCATCCCGACAGCTGCTTATGAAACCTTCACCGATTTAAATGCAGCGCTTGAATTTTTGAAAGCGCATCCGGCTCCGATTGTTGTCAAAGCTTCGGGCTTGGCTGCGGGCAAAGGCGCTGTCGTTTGCATGACGGATGCCGAAGCGATTGCTGCGGTCGAAGAAATGCTCGGCGATAAAGCGGTCTTTGGCGAATCGGGAAAAACGGTCGTCATCGAAGAATTTATGGAAGGCGAAGAAGCTTCGCTCTTTGCGGTTTGCGATGGCAAAGATTATGTGTTGCTTTCTTCGGCACAAGATCACAAGCGCGTCTTTGACGGGGACAAAGGTCCGAATACGGGCGGAATGGGCGCTTATACGCCGGCTCCTGTCGTAACCGATGAAATTCTTGCGACGGTAAAATCGCAGATTATCGAACCGACTCTCCGCGGGATGATCGCCGAAGGTTCACCTTATACAGGCGTTCTCTATGTGGGAATTATGGTGACGAAGAATGGCCCGAAAGTCGTGGAATACAACTGCCGTTTGGGCGACCCCGAATGTCAAGTGGTTCTGCCGGCTTATGACGGCGACGTTCTCGCTCTTTTTGACGCCGCCGAAAAAGGTGAACTCAAAAACTTTAACGCTCCGAAAGCGCCGAAAGGTTCCGCAGCGATTGTCGTCATCGCAAGCGAAGGTTATCCGGGCGCTTATCAAAAGGGCAAAGAAATCTCGGGCATTGAAGACGCAGAAGCCATTGGCGCAATGGTCGTTCACGCGGGCACCAAGATGCAAAATGGAAAACTCGTCACCGCAGGCGGTCGCGTTCTTGGCGTCGTCGGCGTTGGCAAAGATTTGCAAGCGGCACTCGATAAAGCTTACGAAGGCTGCGCAAAAATTCACTTTGACGGAGCATTCTTCCGCAAAGACATTGGACAAAAAGGACTCGCAAAATGCAAGAAGTAAAAAATCCCTTAGTCGGCATTGTCACGGGCAGTGCCTCGGACAAACCGATTGTTGATAAAGTCACAAGCATTCTCGATGAATTCGGAGTCGCTTGGGAATACAATGTTCTCTCTGCACA from Hallerella porci harbors:
- the purD gene encoding phosphoribosylamine--glycine ligase, with protein sequence MNILVIGSGGRENAIALAVKKSPLCTNLISAPGNPGMERLGKCIPVDVSNPNAIADLAEKEKIDLTIVGPEVPLVNGVIDEFRKRGLRAFGPVKGAAALEGSKAFSKNFMKKYGIPTAAYETFTDLNAALEFLKAHPAPIVVKASGLAAGKGAVVCMTDAEAIAAVEEMLGDKAVFGESGKTVVIEEFMEGEEASLFAVCDGKDYVLLSSAQDHKRVFDGDKGPNTGGMGAYTPAPVVTDEILATVKSQIIEPTLRGMIAEGSPYTGVLYVGIMVTKNGPKVVEYNCRLGDPECQVVLPAYDGDVLALFDAAEKGELKNFNAPKAPKGSAAIVVIASEGYPGAYQKGKEISGIEDAEAIGAMVVHAGTKMQNGKLVTAGGRVLGVVGVGKDLQAALDKAYEGCAKIHFDGAFFRKDIGQKGLAKCKK